A portion of the Leptospira kanakyensis genome contains these proteins:
- a CDS encoding FMN-binding negative transcriptional regulator, with the protein MYIPEYFQMETDFIYQSIEENPFSILVSNNQGEMIATHLPLLLSENKQTLVGHFAKPNPQGLSNGKEVLCIFSGPHCYISPSWYETERAVPTWNFTAVHVKGILNIVEDPLKIHQSLLNLIKRFEAKDSKYKIDSVDSNYIEGLKKGIVPFEIKITNMEGKQKLSQNHSVERRNLVISNLELLPGENEKAIASLMRKGLNQ; encoded by the coding sequence ATGTACATCCCCGAATATTTTCAAATGGAAACCGATTTCATTTACCAATCGATTGAAGAGAATCCGTTTTCCATCTTGGTTTCCAATAACCAAGGAGAAATGATCGCAACACATTTACCTTTACTCCTTTCGGAAAACAAACAAACATTAGTAGGCCATTTTGCCAAACCAAATCCCCAAGGTCTTTCTAACGGTAAGGAAGTACTTTGTATTTTTTCTGGCCCTCATTGTTATATTTCACCTTCTTGGTATGAAACGGAAAGAGCAGTTCCCACTTGGAACTTCACAGCAGTCCATGTAAAAGGAATTCTAAATATTGTAGAGGATCCTTTGAAAATTCATCAAAGTTTATTAAATTTAATCAAACGATTTGAAGCCAAAGATTCTAAGTATAAAATTGATTCCGTGGATTCAAATTATATCGAAGGTTTAAAAAAGGGAATTGTTCCCTTTGAAATCAAAATCACAAACATGGAAGGGAAACAAAAACTCAGCCAAAACCATTCTGTGGAACGCAGAAATCTTGTGATCTCAAATCTAGAATTGTTGCCGGGAGAAAATGAAAAAGCGATTGCCTCTTTAATGAGAAAAGGTTTAAATCAATAA
- a CDS encoding GNAT family N-acetyltransferase gives MKIRQANYKDVLKISPVFDEYRQFYGQSTNITGATRFLQDRMEHAQSIIFVAEDPNTGEIAGFTQLYPVFSSISMQRSYILNDLYVKKDFRKKGIAKQLIAEVKSFTKSNSGKGLELSTSTHNKDARALYTKEGFEQETEFLTYFWKSV, from the coding sequence ATGAAAATTAGACAAGCTAACTACAAAGACGTTTTAAAAATCTCTCCTGTATTCGATGAATACAGACAATTTTATGGACAATCAACTAACATAACAGGCGCAACTCGCTTTTTACAAGACCGAATGGAACATGCTCAATCCATAATTTTTGTGGCGGAGGATCCAAACACTGGCGAAATTGCAGGTTTCACCCAACTGTATCCCGTGTTTTCATCCATTTCTATGCAAAGATCTTACATTCTAAACGATCTTTATGTGAAAAAGGACTTTCGTAAAAAAGGAATCGCCAAACAATTGATTGCGGAAGTTAAATCTTTTACAAAATCCAATTCGGGAAAAGGATTAGAACTTTCCACTTCCACACACAACAAAGATGCCCGTGCTTTGTATACAAAGGAAGGATTTGAACAAGAAACCGAATTCTTAACTTATTTTTGGAAATCTGTTTAA